A genomic segment from Anaeromyxobacter sp. encodes:
- a CDS encoding Fis family transcriptional regulator, translating to MADLDLELLERVARWCAEAGRQTTPAGIRAALGGLTWDELLAARALLADPPPGRPLGPQALADLARGGTVDQVIEREREGRSPAAPEGGPAAPPAQAAPPPRPVRARAGARAAAARPVLVVRKPSAPASAAAPPRPALPLLDELLLPPGRNTLEQLIRRHGGRRPALLAALAASHRRPDAAPLADADLDRLLAHHGLDRAYRRRERDEVLHAVRAAGGILARAAAALGHDAAGLAAALARLEATAEVETYRAARRADLAGRGTLSERAHLLLTEGERLADLGLLEAVTADLRARLPEHLRALGASREPLPLALARSLSLPDGGVADLATRLGMDLGRAPPPAGGDAPRPAAGSRAPPRFREGQVARGPRPARAAGGARGGPSRPGAGPRGGEVQARRPSTGSSTRPPGGAGTADRRPRDPRAGGPAGRGRPAPRGGPGTGASRSSAPRPPSARPTSAAGPGRSGGAGPSAGRGAPTARPAGARPPPGRGGTGRPTRPPGRPAARGSRPPGGRPPRTP from the coding sequence ATGGCGGACCTGGACCTGGAGCTCCTCGAGCGGGTGGCGCGCTGGTGCGCCGAGGCGGGGCGGCAGACCACGCCGGCCGGCATCCGGGCGGCGCTCGGCGGCCTGACGTGGGACGAGCTCCTGGCGGCGCGGGCGCTGCTGGCGGATCCGCCGCCGGGGCGGCCGCTCGGACCCCAGGCGCTGGCCGACCTGGCCCGCGGCGGCACGGTGGACCAGGTGATCGAGCGCGAGCGGGAGGGCCGCTCTCCGGCGGCGCCGGAGGGCGGCCCGGCCGCCCCACCGGCGCAGGCCGCGCCGCCGCCCCGACCCGTCAGGGCGCGGGCCGGCGCCCGCGCCGCCGCGGCCCGCCCGGTGCTGGTGGTCCGCAAGCCGTCCGCGCCGGCCAGCGCGGCGGCCCCGCCGCGGCCCGCGCTGCCGCTCCTCGACGAGCTCCTGCTCCCGCCGGGCCGCAACACCCTGGAGCAGCTCATCCGCCGCCACGGCGGCCGGCGCCCGGCGCTGCTGGCGGCGCTGGCGGCCAGCCACCGCCGCCCGGACGCGGCGCCGCTGGCCGACGCCGACCTCGATCGCCTGCTGGCTCACCACGGCCTGGATCGCGCCTACCGCCGGCGCGAGCGCGACGAGGTGCTGCACGCCGTCCGCGCCGCCGGCGGTATCCTGGCCCGGGCCGCCGCCGCCCTGGGCCACGACGCCGCCGGCCTGGCGGCCGCCCTGGCGCGCCTCGAGGCCACCGCCGAGGTGGAGACCTACCGCGCCGCGCGGCGGGCCGACCTGGCGGGGCGTGGCACGCTCTCCGAGCGGGCCCACCTGCTGCTCACCGAGGGCGAGCGGCTGGCCGATCTCGGGCTGCTGGAGGCCGTCACCGCGGACCTGCGCGCCCGCCTCCCCGAGCACCTGCGCGCCCTGGGCGCCTCTCGCGAGCCGCTGCCGCTGGCGCTGGCCCGCAGCCTCTCCTTGCCCGACGGCGGGGTGGCGGACCTGGCCACCCGGCTCGGCATGGACCTGGGGCGGGCACCTCCGCCGGCCGGCGGCGACGCCCCGCGGCCCGCCGCCGGGAGCCGGGCCCCGCCGCGCTTCCGCGAGGGGCAGGTGGCCCGCGGCCCCCGCCCGGCCCGGGCGGCTGGCGGCGCGCGCGGCGGTCCGTCCCGCCCCGGCGCGGGGCCCCGCGGCGGCGAGGTCCAGGCGCGGCGCCCGTCCACCGGCTCGTCCACCCGCCCCCCGGGCGGCGCCGGCACGGCCGACCGCCGGCCGCGCGACCCGCGCGCCGGCGGACCCGCCGGCCGGGGCCGTCCAGCCCCGCGAGGCGGCCCCGGCACGGGGGCCAGCCGCTCCTCGGCTCCGCGGCCGCCCTCCGCCCGGCCGACCAGCGCTGCCGGCCCCGGCCGGAGCGGCGGCGCCGGTCCATCGGCGGGGCGCGGCGCCCCCACCGCCCGACCTGCCGGCGCCAGGCCGCCCCCGGGCCGCGGCGGGACCGGGCGGCCCACCCGGCCACCGGGCCGCCCGGCCGCGCGCGGCTCCCGCCCGCCCGGCGGCCGCCCTCCTCGCACCCCCTGA
- a CDS encoding zinc ribbon domain-containing protein, with the protein MPIYEFVCESCGRLTEVMQKVSDPPPGACTECGGRVARMVSRTSFQLKGGGWYADLYSSPKEKPAAVKPETPGDAGATPAAPAKADSASPASPASTAAPASPAPAPKAAPAPSAPSGGAAGSGSSGGASST; encoded by the coding sequence GTGCCCATCTACGAGTTCGTCTGCGAGTCCTGTGGTCGCCTCACCGAGGTGATGCAGAAGGTGAGCGATCCACCCCCCGGCGCCTGCACCGAGTGCGGCGGCCGGGTGGCGCGCATGGTCTCGCGCACCAGCTTCCAGCTGAAGGGGGGCGGCTGGTACGCCGACCTCTACTCGTCGCCGAAGGAGAAGCCGGCCGCTGTCAAGCCGGAGACCCCCGGCGACGCCGGGGCCACCCCGGCCGCTCCCGCCAAGGCTGACTCGGCCTCGCCGGCCTCGCCGGCCTCGACGGCGGCACCGGCCTCGCCGGCGCCCGCGCCGAAGGCCGCGCCCGCGCCCAGCGCCCCCTCAGGCGGCGCCGCCGGCTCGGGCTCGAGCGGCGGCGCGTCCAGCACCTAG
- a CDS encoding tetratricopeptide repeat protein — MYNLILSLAAGALVAVAVAFGTSYGWVAAVFPGFVVATALYVFIAFRIRKKFDELQGRLMEELKSGRIEPAIQVLKGGLAFAPWQFGVASQVYGGMGIYRYFAGDLDASLPDLERGCPVGAVGKLLNRDWTIRAVLACARYRKRDVPAALDLLEQAVGVGPKEGLPWSIYAWVLEKEGRHDEAIRVLGRAVAASPKDEKLKDSLQSLQNGKKLRLWKLYDMQWYQFRLEAPPAQMDPAANRSRRQLFRRR, encoded by the coding sequence ATGTACAACCTCATCCTGAGCCTGGCCGCCGGCGCGCTGGTCGCCGTGGCCGTCGCCTTCGGCACCAGCTACGGCTGGGTGGCCGCCGTGTTCCCCGGCTTCGTGGTCGCCACGGCGCTCTACGTCTTCATCGCCTTCCGGATCCGGAAGAAGTTCGACGAGCTGCAGGGGCGGCTCATGGAGGAGCTCAAGTCCGGGCGCATCGAGCCGGCCATCCAGGTCCTCAAGGGCGGGCTGGCCTTCGCCCCCTGGCAGTTCGGCGTGGCCTCGCAGGTGTACGGCGGCATGGGCATCTACCGCTACTTCGCCGGCGACCTGGACGCCTCGCTCCCGGACCTGGAGCGGGGCTGCCCCGTCGGCGCGGTCGGCAAGCTGCTCAACCGCGACTGGACCATCCGCGCCGTGCTGGCCTGCGCCCGCTACCGCAAGCGCGACGTGCCGGCCGCGCTCGACCTGCTGGAGCAGGCGGTCGGGGTGGGGCCCAAGGAGGGGCTGCCCTGGTCGATCTACGCCTGGGTGCTCGAGAAGGAGGGGCGGCACGACGAGGCCATCCGCGTGCTCGGGCGCGCCGTGGCCGCCAGCCCCAAGGACGAGAAGCTGAAGGACTCGCTGCAGTCGCTCCAGAACGGCAAGAAGCTCCGGCTCTGGAAGCTCTACGACATGCAGTGGTACCAGTTCCGGCTGGAGGCGCCGCCGGCGCAGATGGATCCGGCCGCCAACCGGAGCCGCCGCCAGCTGTTCCGCCGCCGCTGA
- a CDS encoding glutaredoxin family protein — protein MTTREPVEIFGKDACPYTSAALADYRARGVPVTYHDVTRDPEAMRRFLELSGGERQVPLILERGRTCAGFGGS, from the coding sequence ATGACGACGCGAGAGCCGGTCGAGATCTTCGGGAAGGACGCCTGCCCCTACACCTCGGCGGCGCTGGCCGACTACCGGGCGCGCGGCGTCCCGGTGACCTACCACGACGTCACGCGCGACCCGGAGGCCATGCGCCGCTTCCTCGAGCTGTCGGGCGGCGAGCGGCAGGTGCCCCTGATCCTCGAGCGGGGCCGGACCTGCGCCGGCTTCGGGGGATCCTGA